The genome window CACCTCAGGTCCTTATCGGACCTGAGGACTGCACCCGCCCCGCGCCCTTCCCGGCGCCGCCTCGGTCGTTCTCCCGCCTCTCCTCCCCCGCCCCCTCCCCTCTCGGCCCGCCGAACAACCGGACTCGCCTCCAGCCATGTTCTCACAGATCCTCCACCGGCCGGCGCTGGCAATCGTCATCTCGCTGCTCATCCTGTTCCTGGGTGGGCTGGCGATCAACACGCTTCCGATCTCTCAGTTCCCCAACGTTGCGCCGCCGAGCGTGATCGTCTCGGTCTCTTATCCCGGTGCGAGCGCGAACGTTCTCACGGACTCGGTGCTGGTCATCCTGGAACAGGCCATCAACGGCGTCCAGGACATGCGGTACATGGCCTCCGCCGCGACCAGCGCCGGTGAAGGGGCGATCCAGATCGTCTTCGAGCCCGGGACCGACCCGAACGTCGCGGTGCTGAACGTCAACAACCGCATCCAGATCGTGAAGAACCGGCTCCCGAAGATCGTGGAGCTGGAGGGGATCATCGTTCAGCAGGCCATGACGAGCATGCTGATGTACGTGAACATCTACAGCACGGACAAAAGCCTCGATCAGAACTTCCTCTACAACTACGTCACCGTCAACCTGATCCCTGAGATCCGCCGGATCCGCGGGATCGGCAGCGCGAACATCCTGGGGAACCGGGCGTACGCCATGCGCATCGAGCTCGATCTCGAGCGGATGCGGGCCTACAGCATCTCCGCCGACGAGGTGATGAAGGCGATCGCCGACACCAGCATGATCGGGTCTCCCGGACGGCTCGGACAGGCGACCGGCCGGACGTCGCAGACGATCGAATACGTGCTGACGTACGTCGGCCGCTACAACAAGCCGGAGCAGTACGAGAACATCGTTCTCAAGGCGAACCCCAAGGGAGAGATCCTCAAGATCAAGGACGTCGCCCGCGTCGAGCTGGGGTCGTCGTTCTACGACCTGTACTCGGACATCGACGGCAACGCGTCGGCGGCCATCGTCCTCAAGCAGCTCCCGGGAACGAACGCCGCCACGATCATCGAGGAGGTCAAGCACCGGCTCGAGGTGGCGCAGAAAGAGATGTTCCCGCCGGGAATGCACTTCGAGGTCAGCTACGACGTCTCGGCGTTCCTGGAAGCCTCCATCGAGCAGGTGCTCCACACGCTCTTCGAGGCGTTCGTGCTCGTGGCCCTGGTGGTGTTCCTGTTCCTCGGCGACTGGCGATCGACGCTGATCCCGACGCTGGCCGTCCCCGTGTCGCTCATCGGGACGTTCTTCTTCATGCTGATCTTCGGCCTGTCGATCAACCTCATCACGCTCTTCGCGCTGGTGCTGGCAATCGGGGTCGTCGTCGACGACGCGATCGTCGTCGTCGAGGCGGTGCACGAGAAGATGCACGCGAAGCACCTCTCGCCGTATCGAGCGACCAAAGAGGTCATGAACGAGATCAGCGGGGCCATTATCGCGATCACGCTCGTGATGACCGCGGTGTTCGTCCCCGTCACGTTCATGTCCGGTCCGGTCGGGGTGTTCTACCGGCAGTTCGGCCTGACGATGGCCATGTCGATCGTCCTCTCCGGGGTCGTGGCCCTGACGCTGACGCCGGTGCTGTGCGCGATGATCCTCAAGCCGCACTCGGGACCGAAGAAGATCCGCGGGCCGATCGCCCTGATTCTGCACGTGTTCGACAAGTTCATCATCAAGGTGACGGGGGGCTACGCCGCCTTCCTGCGGCCGATCGTCACCCTCCGGACGATCACGCTCATGATCGTGGCGGGCTTCAGCGTCGCGATCTATGCCGTCAACACCGTCCTGCCGAGCGGTTTCATCCCGCTGGAAGACCAGGGGATGATCTACGGGATCATCCAGACCCCGCCGGGGTCGACTCTCGAATACACGAACTCCAAATCGCACGAGCTGCAGGTGATCGCCAAGACGGTCGACGGGGTCTCGTCGGTCTCCTCGCTGGCCGGTTACGAAGTGCTCACCGAAGGCCGCGGATCGAACGCGGGGACCTGCCTCATCAACCTGAAGCCGTGGGCCCAGCGGAAGATGACCTCGAAGCAGATCATCGCCGAGCTCGAGGAGAAGGGGCGTCATATCTCGAACGTGAAGCTCGAGTTCTTCGAGCCCCCCGCGGTCCCCGGCTTCGGGGCGGCCGGGGGGTTCTCTGTCCGCGTTCTCGACAAGACGAACACGACGAACTACCAGGCCCTTGGCGAAGCGACCGACAAGTTCATGGCCGCGCTCTCCAAGCGGCCCGAAGTGAAGGGGCTGTTCACGTTCTTTGCCAGCAACTATCCGCAGTATGAGCTGGTGATCGACAACGACGTGGCGATGCAGAAAGGGGTCACCATCAAGGAGGCGATGGACAACCTCTCGATCGTCGTCGGAAGCACGTGGGAGCAGGGCTTCGTCCGGTTCGGCCAGTTCTTCAAGGTGTACGTCCAGGCGAAGCCGGAATTCCGCCGGTACCCGGAGGACCTCGAGAACATGTTCATCAAGAACGACACCGGGGAGATGGTCCCGTACTCGTCGTTCATGAAGATCAAGAAGCAGCAGGGCCTGAACGAAATCAACCGCTACAACCTGTACCCCTCCGCCGCCATCCAGGGGGCTCCGGCTCCGGGTTTCAGCACCGGGCAGGCGATCCAGGCGATCAAAGACGTTGCCAAGGAGACCCTCCCCCGCGGCTATGACATCGGCTGGGAAGGTCTCTCTTACGACGAGGCGAACAAGGGGAACACGGCCGTGTTCATCTTCCTGATCGTCGTCATCTTTGTGTACCTGGTGCTTGTCGGGCAGTACGAAAGCTTCAACCTGCCGCTGGCGGTTATCATCTCCCTGCCGATCGGGCTCTTCGGATCGTTCGTATTCCTGCAGGCGATGGGGCTCTCGAACGACGTCTACGCCCAGATCGGCCTCGTCATGCTGGTCGGTCTGCTGGGGAAGAACGCGATCCTGATCGTCGAATTCGCCGTGCAGCGGAACCGTGAAGGGGTGAGCCTCAAGGACGCGGCGATCGAAGGGGGCCAGCTCCGGTTCCGGCCGATTCTCATGACGTCGTTCGCGTTCATCGCTGGTCTGATTCCGCTGGTCCGGGCGACCGGTCCCGGGGCGATCGGAAACCGGACGATCGGAACCACGGCGGTCGGCGGGATGCTCGTCGGAACGGTCATCGGGGTCCTGGTGATCCCGGGGCTGTACTACATCTTCGGCGGCCTGGCTGCCCGCGGGCAGCTGATCCCCGGCGAGTCGGACGAGCCCCTCAGCGAGCTCCTGGAGCACAAGGATCCGCACGACCACGATGACGACCCGACCGCTCCGGCCGATCCGCACCATGGCGGCCCGCACCACGGCGAACCGGCGTCGCACGGAACGGTCGCGGAAGGGACTCCTCCGCCGCCTCCGGCCCCGCACTAGGTCCGATTCCGGAACAACGAACGGCAAGAACGCCTCTCCGGGCCGCATGGTCCGGGGAGGCGTTTGCGTTTCGCGGTCCGGCGCGGAGGTCACTCGGGCGGCAGCGGTGCAGGCGTCGCTCTCTGTCAACAGCCCAGTGCCCTGCTCGCAGCGGCTCCGATGCGGTTGCGGCGGTCGATCGCGTGCTGAGAGGGCTGTGGGCTTCCCGGAGAGTCGTCGCCTTCGTGAGGCTTCCCGCTAGCGCAGGGGATACGATCTCGCCAGGCAAAACGCTGTTGTTGTGAGACGAGGGCCGCCGCAATGACGGCCATCGGAGATCGTCGTCGCGCCCCGTCGCCGACCGTCCTGCGGCACCTTCCGCCGGTCGAAAACCTCGGCCGGGAGGCCCCTCGCAACCGGTGCGTGCGGCGTGCAATCAGCACGACCGGCACACCTCTCAAATCGGATAGAACCTCTTCGACAACACCGCACGACACTCCCGCCTTTCAAGTAGATTACATTGAGCGTAATGCGTGCTTTCGCTTTCCAAATTCTTTGGCTCTCCGTCGAAAGAAACAGCAGGTGATCCTGCGAGCGTCCCAGGGACTGGCTCCAGGTTCACCGTGGCCAGCGCGATGACGGCGATCCTTTAACAGGGGCCCGCGTCGTTCCGAGGCCTCATGACTTGCCGGAACGGATTTTCCGGCAAGGACGCGCCTTTCAGGGATGAGTCCGATGCTCCACCTCTCTCGTTCGTCGGGTTTCCGGTCCAAGACGCCCGCGCTCGGTGCGGCCCTGCTGGCCGGCAGTCTGCTCCTCCCCTCCTGCCGCATTCCCTGCCTCCCCGGCGCGGAACCGGCCCACAGCCTGCCGAACGACTACAACGGCACGGTCACCGCGGACAACTCGGCCGAGATCGGCTTTGAAGAGTTCTTCAGCGATCCGATGCTGACCTGCCTGATCCTGGAAGGCCTCCGCGGCAACCAGGAGCTGAAGATCCTCTGGCAGGACGTCCAGATCGCGAACAACGAAGTCCTGAAACGCCGCGGGGCCTACCTGCCGTTCCTCTCGCTGGGAGCCGGAGCGGGGATGGACCAGGCCAGCCGGTACACGCGGAACGGGGCTGTCGACAGCTCTCTCACGATCGCCCCCGGGAAGCCGTTCCCGGCTCCGCTCCCCAACTTCCTGCTCGCCGCGAACGTCTCGTGGGAAGTCGATATCTGGCGGGCCCTCCGCAACGGCCGGGACGCGGCGGCCCTCCGCTATCTAGGCACCTCCGAGGGACGGAACTACGTGGTGACCCGCCTCGTCGCGGAGATCGCCGAGAGCTACTACGGGTTGATCGCGCTCGACAAGCGGATGGAGATCCTGGACCAGACCATCGCGCTGCAGGAGCACAGCCTGGAGATCGCGAAGGCCAAGAAGGAAGCGGCCCGCGAGACCGAACTCGCCGTCCAGCGGTTCCAGGCCGAAGTCCGCAAGAACCAGAGCGAGAAGCTGATCGTCCGGCAGGAGATCATCGAGACCGAGAACCGGATCAACTTCCTCCTCGGACGGTTCCCGCAGCCGGTCCCCCGTCCGGCGGTCGAATTCGTCGACCTGAACCTCCGTCCGCTCAGCGTCGGGGTTCCTTCGCAGCTCCTCCAGAACCGGCCCGACATCCGCCAGGCGGAGCGGGAACTTGAAGCGGCCGGCCTCGACGTCAAGATCGCCCGGGCCCGCTTCTATCCCCAGCTGGTCATCACCGGCAGCATCGGGTACGAGGCCTTCAACCCCCGTTACCTGTTCACGCCGGATGCCCTGGTGGGGAACCTCGTCGGCAACCTGGTGGTTCCGGTCGTCAACCGGGCTGCGATCAAGGCGGACTACCAGTCGGCGAACGCCGTGCAGCTGCAGCGGATCTACGATTACCAGCGGATCATCCTGAACGCGTTCACCGAAGTGATCAACCGCGTTTCGATGGTCGAGAACTACACCCAGAGCATCGAGATCAAGAAGCAGCAGCTCCTGGCTCTCGAAGCGTCGGTCGACAGTGCCAGCCGGCTGTTCCAGGCAGCCCGGGCGGAGTACATGGACGTGCTGTTCGCCCAGCGCGACCTGATGGAAGCCCGGATGGTCCTCGTGCAGACGAAGCGGGAACAGCTCGGGGCGATCGTCAACGCCTACCAGGCCCTGGGTGGCGGCCTCTACCAGCATGCCAATTACGAGTCGGTGACGGTCCTGCCGTCCGAGCCCCTCCCCGCCGCGCCGGGCGGTGGCGAGGTTGTTCCCGTCCTTCCCGAGCCCGCTGATCCGGCCGGGCCGCTGCCGATGCCGAAAGCGGAGGACCGGAAGAATCCCGTGTCGGTCGAGGTGGCGGCGGAGGAGGAAGAGACCGGGGCCGCTTCCCTGGAAACGAACAGCGAGATCCCGGTGCGGGTCGCCGAGGCGCTGGATGGCGAAGAGGCCTCCGACGACGACGAGCAAGCTCTGATGCCGGAGATGGCGAAAGAGGAAAGCGTCGAGGAGTAGGCCGGGGGCGTTGGCGGTCAGGCACGCGATGACGGAGCCGGAATCGCTGCGGATCGGATCGCGCGATTCAGTGCGGATGTCCTCCGGTGGCCTCCTTCCCCGCGGCGATCTCGAGGACGACGGGGAAGGTCAGGATGCGGTCGTTGTGACGAAACTGCCCCCAGGCCTTGTAGAGGCCGGCGGACGGCAGGTGCGCTTCAAACGCGACGATGCCATCGGGAGCTTCCTTCGCCTCGTTCGCCGGGTGGGCGTGAACGTAGTCGAGGCTCCCCGCCCGGATGACGACCAGATGGCCCATCGCGCCGAGATAGGGCTGAAGCGTCGAGATGGGGCGATCGTCTGCGTCGGTGATCCGGAAACGGATGGAGGTGGCGGCGGCCCCCTGGTCGACCTCGACCTTCGCCCGCAGCCCGCCCTCTTCGATGGGCGCGGCGGTGTTCGCCACAAGCGTCGGAGCGGGCGGGGCGTCGCCAGCGACGGTCAGCTCTCCCACGGCGAGTGACGGCACTCCCCCTGCCGGCTGGTAATCGACATACAGGCGATAGCGGCCGGGCTTCGGGAATGCGTGCTCCGTGCGGA of Planctomyces sp. SH-PL14 contains these proteins:
- a CDS encoding efflux RND transporter permease subunit, with protein sequence MFSQILHRPALAIVISLLILFLGGLAINTLPISQFPNVAPPSVIVSVSYPGASANVLTDSVLVILEQAINGVQDMRYMASAATSAGEGAIQIVFEPGTDPNVAVLNVNNRIQIVKNRLPKIVELEGIIVQQAMTSMLMYVNIYSTDKSLDQNFLYNYVTVNLIPEIRRIRGIGSANILGNRAYAMRIELDLERMRAYSISADEVMKAIADTSMIGSPGRLGQATGRTSQTIEYVLTYVGRYNKPEQYENIVLKANPKGEILKIKDVARVELGSSFYDLYSDIDGNASAAIVLKQLPGTNAATIIEEVKHRLEVAQKEMFPPGMHFEVSYDVSAFLEASIEQVLHTLFEAFVLVALVVFLFLGDWRSTLIPTLAVPVSLIGTFFFMLIFGLSINLITLFALVLAIGVVVDDAIVVVEAVHEKMHAKHLSPYRATKEVMNEISGAIIAITLVMTAVFVPVTFMSGPVGVFYRQFGLTMAMSIVLSGVVALTLTPVLCAMILKPHSGPKKIRGPIALILHVFDKFIIKVTGGYAAFLRPIVTLRTITLMIVAGFSVAIYAVNTVLPSGFIPLEDQGMIYGIIQTPPGSTLEYTNSKSHELQVIAKTVDGVSSVSSLAGYEVLTEGRGSNAGTCLINLKPWAQRKMTSKQIIAELEEKGRHISNVKLEFFEPPAVPGFGAAGGFSVRVLDKTNTTNYQALGEATDKFMAALSKRPEVKGLFTFFASNYPQYELVIDNDVAMQKGVTIKEAMDNLSIVVGSTWEQGFVRFGQFFKVYVQAKPEFRRYPEDLENMFIKNDTGEMVPYSSFMKIKKQQGLNEINRYNLYPSAAIQGAPAPGFSTGQAIQAIKDVAKETLPRGYDIGWEGLSYDEANKGNTAVFIFLIVVIFVYLVLVGQYESFNLPLAVIISLPIGLFGSFVFLQAMGLSNDVYAQIGLVMLVGLLGKNAILIVEFAVQRNREGVSLKDAAIEGGQLRFRPILMTSFAFIAGLIPLVRATGPGAIGNRTIGTTAVGGMLVGTVIGVLVIPGLYYIFGGLAARGQLIPGESDEPLSELLEHKDPHDHDDDPTAPADPHHGGPHHGEPASHGTVAEGTPPPPPAPH
- a CDS encoding TolC family protein yields the protein MLHLSRSSGFRSKTPALGAALLAGSLLLPSCRIPCLPGAEPAHSLPNDYNGTVTADNSAEIGFEEFFSDPMLTCLILEGLRGNQELKILWQDVQIANNEVLKRRGAYLPFLSLGAGAGMDQASRYTRNGAVDSSLTIAPGKPFPAPLPNFLLAANVSWEVDIWRALRNGRDAAALRYLGTSEGRNYVVTRLVAEIAESYYGLIALDKRMEILDQTIALQEHSLEIAKAKKEAARETELAVQRFQAEVRKNQSEKLIVRQEIIETENRINFLLGRFPQPVPRPAVEFVDLNLRPLSVGVPSQLLQNRPDIRQAERELEAAGLDVKIARARFYPQLVITGSIGYEAFNPRYLFTPDALVGNLVGNLVVPVVNRAAIKADYQSANAVQLQRIYDYQRIILNAFTEVINRVSMVENYTQSIEIKKQQLLALEASVDSASRLFQAARAEYMDVLFAQRDLMEARMVLVQTKREQLGAIVNAYQALGGGLYQHANYESVTVLPSEPLPAAPGGGEVVPVLPEPADPAGPLPMPKAEDRKNPVSVEVAAEEEETGAASLETNSEIPVRVAEALDGEEASDDDEQALMPEMAKEESVEE